In Alteromonas sp. V450, the following proteins share a genomic window:
- a CDS encoding S9 family peptidase produces MKKALLIGAAMLSTALNAETLTIERIFSSPSLDGNAPRSLKVSPDGQRVTFLKGKQTDYERLDLWEYHIESGQTRMLFDSNDLQSGEEVLSDEEKARRERMRLSGSGIVSYQWSDDGKALLFPLGGDVFYHKLGEKGAKQLLDTDAFETDIKLSPKGNYISFIRDQNLYVKHIESGKETAITKEGGDNIKFGMAEFVAQEEMGRMTGYWWSPDETKIAFTKVDESPVDVITRSEIYADDIKLIEQKYPKAGTPNVLVELAIQDINSGDRTWVDLGKDKDIYFARGKWMPNSTTFTYQWQTRDQQTLELRAFDLNSKKENILLTETSDTWVNLHNDLYFLKEKGQFIWASERDGFKHLYLFDNSGKLVKQLTKGDWVVDSVEAIDTANNRLYFSGRKDTPLESHVYSVPLDGGEISRITELGAYHSAAFSKDASIFIDRFSTINSPAQVSLNSATGQRITWLEENKVEEGHPLHAYMDSWTAPEFGDITTKDGATLKYRIYTPDSAKQNPKQKHPVIVYLYGGPHAQVVTNSWAGNRGLLFQHWVDQGYVVFTLDNRGSNYRGKGFEDPIYKKMGFIEVDDQVAGVEFLRTLPFVDAERIGVHGHSYGGYMTLMTMFKAGDYFAAGVSGAPVTDWRLYDTHYTERYMGNPNTDDDAYTASSVFPYAKDLKGDLLIYHGMADDNVLFTHSTMLYKHLQDLAIPFETMDYPGKKHSIRGKQTGIHLYKTITNFFNRNLKD; encoded by the coding sequence ATGAAAAAAGCCCTTTTAATTGGAGCCGCTATGCTCTCTACTGCTTTAAACGCTGAAACGCTCACTATTGAGCGCATTTTCTCTTCTCCTTCACTAGATGGCAACGCCCCCCGTTCGTTAAAAGTATCACCTGACGGTCAACGCGTTACATTTCTTAAAGGCAAACAAACTGACTATGAACGCTTAGATCTATGGGAATACCATATTGAAAGTGGCCAAACTCGCATGCTTTTCGACTCAAACGACCTACAAAGCGGCGAAGAAGTGCTTTCTGATGAAGAGAAAGCGCGACGCGAGCGCATGCGTTTATCTGGCAGCGGTATTGTAAGCTACCAGTGGTCTGACGACGGTAAAGCGTTGTTATTCCCGCTAGGCGGCGATGTGTTTTACCACAAGCTCGGCGAAAAAGGGGCAAAGCAACTTTTAGATACTGACGCTTTTGAAACTGATATTAAATTATCACCAAAAGGTAACTATATTTCTTTTATTCGCGACCAGAACCTTTATGTAAAACATATCGAGTCAGGTAAAGAAACGGCGATTACTAAAGAAGGTGGCGACAACATCAAATTTGGTATGGCCGAATTTGTAGCGCAAGAAGAAATGGGCCGCATGACCGGATACTGGTGGTCGCCAGATGAAACTAAAATTGCTTTTACCAAGGTTGATGAAAGCCCGGTAGACGTGATCACGCGTTCTGAAATCTATGCTGACGACATCAAGCTTATCGAACAGAAATACCCAAAAGCGGGGACGCCAAACGTATTGGTTGAACTTGCTATTCAAGACATCAACTCTGGCGATCGTACTTGGGTTGATTTAGGTAAAGACAAAGACATTTATTTTGCCCGCGGTAAGTGGATGCCAAATAGCACTACCTTTACCTACCAGTGGCAAACGCGTGACCAGCAAACCTTAGAGCTGCGCGCGTTCGACCTTAACAGCAAAAAAGAAAACATATTGCTTACAGAAACTAGCGATACCTGGGTAAACCTGCACAACGACCTTTACTTCCTAAAAGAAAAAGGCCAATTCATCTGGGCATCTGAGCGCGACGGTTTTAAACACCTTTACCTATTCGACAACAGCGGCAAGCTGGTTAAGCAATTAACCAAAGGTGATTGGGTAGTTGATAGCGTTGAAGCCATTGATACCGCAAATAACCGCTTGTATTTCTCTGGTCGCAAAGACACACCACTAGAAAGTCATGTTTACAGCGTGCCTTTAGATGGCGGCGAAATTTCGCGTATCACTGAATTAGGCGCATACCATAGCGCGGCATTTAGCAAAGATGCGTCTATTTTTATTGACCGTTTCTCAACGATTAACTCGCCCGCACAAGTTAGCCTAAATAGTGCCACCGGCCAGCGGATTACCTGGCTTGAAGAAAACAAAGTTGAAGAAGGCCACCCTCTGCACGCTTATATGGATAGCTGGACAGCACCTGAGTTTGGTGACATCACCACAAAGGATGGCGCTACCCTTAAGTATAGAATTTACACGCCTGACAGTGCCAAGCAAAACCCAAAACAGAAGCACCCGGTTATTGTTTACCTTTACGGTGGTCCGCACGCACAAGTGGTAACAAACAGCTGGGCGGGTAACCGAGGTTTGCTTTTCCAACACTGGGTTGACCAAGGCTATGTGGTATTTACGCTAGATAACCGTGGCTCTAACTATCGCGGTAAAGGCTTTGAAGATCCTATTTATAAAAAAATGGGCTTTATTGAAGTAGACGATCAGGTTGCTGGCGTAGAGTTCTTGCGCACACTTCCTTTCGTTGATGCTGAGCGTATTGGTGTTCATGGTCACAGCTATGGCGGCTACATGACGCTGATGACCATGTTCAAAGCGGGCGATTATTTTGCAGCGGGTGTGTCAGGTGCGCCGGTAACTGACTGGCGCTTATACGATACCCACTACACTGAACGCTACATGGGCAACCCAAATACAGATGACGATGCTTACACTGCGTCTTCAGTATTCCCTTACGCAAAAGACCTGAAAGGCGACCTTTTGATTTACCACGGCATGGCAGATGACAACGTGTTGTTTACCCATTCAACGATGCTATACAAGCATCTTCAAGACTTGGCAATTCCATTTGAAACTATGGATTACCCGGGCAAGAAGCACAGCATCCGTGGTAAGCAAACGGGCATTCACTTATACAAAACTATTACTAACTTCTTTAACCGTAACTTGAAAGACTAA
- a CDS encoding PH domain-containing protein, with translation MGLFDTIMGNASETSASDVQEELTPILAVNETVTSAFKLVRDLSVFTNKRLILIDKQGLTGRKVNYHSIPYKSITQFIVETAGHFDTDAELKIWLSGKADPIEIELSASSAQAVQQNLATQMFS, from the coding sequence ATGGGTTTATTTGATACCATCATGGGTAATGCGAGTGAGACAAGTGCATCAGACGTACAAGAAGAGCTTACGCCTATACTCGCTGTTAACGAGACCGTTACCTCTGCGTTTAAGTTAGTACGCGATTTAAGTGTATTCACCAACAAACGCCTGATCCTCATTGATAAGCAAGGCCTTACCGGGCGCAAAGTGAACTACCACTCTATACCCTACAAATCGATTACGCAGTTTATCGTTGAGACGGCAGGGCATTTTGATACTGACGCTGAGCTTAAAATCTGGTTGTCGGGGAAAGCCGATCCTATCGAGATTGAACTAAGTGCATCGTCTGCTCAGGCGGTACAGCAAAACCTAGCAACCCAGATGTTTAGCTAG
- a CDS encoding bifunctional diguanylate cyclase/phosphodiesterase, with protein MLRKLNHRIYALPTVLFLFLTLLFVFAGIFIQNDERAARISKAQSVAEQVKISLEVFSNERIQALHNLMQNWPTFEPNQVDWFNAQALSLMGMQQGFSSLVFVDEKSEIAWVTTPNSGIKTRIDNSLIGQPIEALGLEISSYSEDLESTLLYSTTAEHHFIVVGRAISPQEPEHGFLVAGFDVHTIFTVMLGELVGPQFNFQLQADDETLFKSGDLINDGTVVSLAPFTFLERQFFLSMQSQQGPYNAGFLIIMIGLLMSALVSYVLHKQLKGAVSLSVSHQRYLTASEASLDALLIYQPMDNDFSLVEANSYSRYLFRGACDVLGSMSLAEQTRYLGMQDEFKRVQNVAANGVPYEAHIAIKSDKVAPEWVKIQVVKAGDNIAVTVRDVTERFRAQQDLKRSEEKYRRLVDGMHRHFVYTKTVEHNFMYVSAGIEKILGVSANEFCANESTYLRQVPEETCDIRQTIARGEKPAPYIVHYQNNGQEPLAIEFSDTPIIDEQGSLVAVEGIARDVTKELALQEEVYFQANHDQLTGLFNRYAFDEKLRAILNETQKETDQHDNRKALNHVDFENVANISSPRAYHKQSVMCFIDMDRFKLVNDSCGHPAGDKLLKEISTIFRQYVNGQDLLARIGGDEFCIIFRNQSLDEVTKRLDKLLVAISNYRFVYDDKLFFVGASIGVIEINEGTQSAEALIKAADNACYKAKHLGRNRYFVFRDSDSQMVIDDSENQVLHALHHALQNDGFELYSQAIMPLNVPSHQKAAQLQHYEILLRLNAKESGLISPGLFIPLAERHGLMNKVDIWVVDNTLKTLESNPAHIDNVGKVAINLSGITLGDEMALHNIAQRMKSTSVPAEKICFEITETTAVTNLSAAKHFISTLRDLGCSFALDDFGAGMSSFTYLKNLDVDYVKIDGSFVRNIVHDPIDHATVTAINNIAHSMGKQTVAEFVVDNATAEVLRELKVDFGQGFALDKPKPLAHRVQWRVKLASA; from the coding sequence ATGTTAAGAAAGTTAAACCACCGTATCTATGCCCTACCCACGGTTTTGTTTCTTTTCCTTACTTTGTTATTTGTTTTTGCTGGTATTTTTATTCAGAACGATGAGCGCGCAGCGCGCATTTCTAAGGCGCAATCAGTAGCCGAACAGGTCAAAATTAGTCTGGAGGTTTTCTCAAACGAGCGCATACAAGCGCTGCATAATCTAATGCAAAACTGGCCTACTTTTGAACCGAACCAAGTAGATTGGTTTAATGCACAAGCGCTATCATTGATGGGCATGCAGCAGGGCTTTTCATCACTGGTTTTCGTTGATGAAAAAAGCGAGATTGCGTGGGTGACGACCCCCAACTCCGGTATAAAAACGCGTATAGACAACAGCTTAATAGGTCAGCCCATTGAGGCACTGGGCCTAGAGATCTCGAGTTACTCTGAAGATCTTGAAAGTACACTCTTGTATTCAACCACTGCAGAACATCATTTTATCGTAGTGGGAAGGGCCATAAGTCCACAGGAGCCTGAACATGGTTTTCTAGTGGCTGGCTTCGATGTGCACACTATTTTTACGGTCATGTTAGGAGAGCTTGTAGGTCCACAATTTAATTTTCAACTACAAGCAGATGACGAAACGTTGTTTAAGAGCGGTGACTTAATTAACGACGGCACTGTTGTATCACTTGCGCCTTTCACATTCCTAGAGAGACAGTTTTTTCTCTCTATGCAGTCTCAGCAAGGCCCTTACAATGCGGGTTTTTTAATTATCATGATTGGGCTGCTAATGTCGGCTTTGGTGAGCTACGTGTTACACAAACAACTCAAAGGCGCTGTGAGCTTATCTGTAAGTCACCAGCGCTACCTAACTGCCAGCGAAGCCTCCCTTGATGCTCTACTTATATATCAACCTATGGACAATGACTTTTCACTTGTGGAAGCTAACTCATACAGTCGCTACTTATTCCGAGGAGCATGTGATGTCTTAGGTTCAATGAGCTTGGCAGAACAAACTCGATATCTCGGGATGCAAGATGAATTTAAACGCGTGCAAAATGTCGCAGCGAACGGTGTACCTTACGAAGCACACATAGCGATAAAGAGCGACAAAGTCGCGCCTGAATGGGTCAAAATTCAAGTAGTAAAAGCAGGGGATAATATTGCCGTTACTGTAAGGGATGTGACAGAACGTTTTCGGGCGCAGCAGGATTTGAAGCGCAGCGAAGAAAAATATCGTCGGCTCGTTGACGGTATGCACCGCCACTTTGTTTATACCAAAACTGTCGAGCACAATTTTATGTACGTGAGCGCAGGTATTGAAAAAATTTTAGGGGTTAGCGCAAATGAATTCTGCGCAAACGAGTCGACATATCTTCGTCAAGTGCCCGAGGAGACTTGCGATATACGCCAAACTATCGCCCGTGGTGAAAAGCCAGCGCCGTATATTGTGCATTATCAAAATAACGGCCAAGAGCCGCTGGCGATTGAATTTTCAGATACACCCATTATCGATGAGCAAGGATCATTGGTTGCCGTTGAAGGCATAGCACGCGATGTGACGAAAGAGCTAGCGTTACAGGAAGAAGTATATTTTCAGGCTAATCATGACCAGTTAACCGGGCTGTTTAATCGCTACGCGTTTGATGAAAAACTGCGAGCAATTCTTAATGAAACCCAAAAAGAGACTGATCAGCACGACAATAGGAAGGCATTAAACCACGTTGACTTTGAAAACGTGGCAAACATTAGTTCGCCTCGCGCTTACCACAAGCAAAGCGTGATGTGCTTTATCGATATGGATAGGTTCAAATTAGTTAACGACAGCTGTGGTCACCCAGCCGGTGATAAGTTGCTAAAAGAGATCTCCACCATTTTTAGGCAATACGTAAATGGACAAGACTTGCTTGCGAGAATCGGGGGTGACGAGTTCTGTATAATATTTCGCAATCAAAGTTTAGATGAGGTAACAAAGCGCCTAGATAAATTGTTAGTGGCAATTTCAAACTACCGTTTTGTCTATGATGACAAGTTGTTCTTTGTGGGGGCAAGTATTGGCGTTATTGAAATAAACGAAGGTACACAAAGTGCAGAAGCATTAATCAAAGCGGCTGACAACGCGTGTTACAAAGCCAAACACCTGGGCCGAAACCGTTATTTTGTGTTTCGCGACAGCGATTCTCAAATGGTTATTGATGACAGTGAAAACCAGGTATTACACGCCTTACACCACGCGTTACAAAACGATGGTTTTGAGTTGTACAGCCAAGCTATCATGCCGCTTAACGTACCGAGCCATCAGAAAGCCGCTCAGCTACAGCATTATGAGATTCTTCTGCGATTAAACGCGAAGGAAAGCGGCCTTATAAGCCCCGGGCTTTTTATTCCACTGGCAGAGCGCCATGGCCTGATGAACAAAGTGGATATATGGGTGGTAGATAACACCCTTAAAACCCTAGAAAGTAACCCTGCTCACATTGATAACGTGGGCAAAGTTGCAATCAATTTATCAGGCATTACATTGGGTGATGAAATGGCGCTGCACAACATTGCTCAGCGCATGAAAAGCACTTCTGTACCTGCTGAAAAAATTTGTTTTGAGATTACTGAGACTACCGCGGTAACCAATTTAAGCGCTGCAAAACACTTTATATCTACGCTACGCGATTTGGGATGTAGCTTCGCCTTAGATGACTTTGGTGCAGGTATGTCCTCGTTCACCTATCTTAAAAACCTCGATGTTGATTACGTTAAGATTGATGGCTCGTTTGTGCGAAATATCGTTCACGATCCTATCGATCATGCTACAGTAACAGCGATAAATAATATCGCGCACAGCATGGGTAAGCAGACTGTGGCCGAATTTGTGGTCGATAACGCGACCGCTGAGGTTTTACGAGAGCTCAAAGTGGATTTTGGTCAGGGTTTTGCTTTAGATAAACCTAAGCCGCTGGCGCACAGAGTTCAATGGCGAGTTAAACTTGCCTCTGCCTAA
- a CDS encoding serine/threonine dehydratase — protein sequence MNTSPSFEDIKQAFGRIKDDIKKTPIVESSLLNKWMGNRILFKAECLQTIGAFKIRGAMNFLARLKEEGSLPKHVVANSSGNHAQAVAYAAAHFGIKATIFASETISPIKAAATQSYGAELKLFPTRPEADAAVEQASKAPDTVWIPPFNHKDIVAGQGTATLEALNEIGEVDAVFAPCGGGGLLSGALLATRALQPNALVIGAEPAEANDASMSLQAGEIIALDYTPNTLADGAATPSVGDVTFPILQEIDDFYEVDELQIAYWTQWLHHLLKLHIEPTCAMTMAAVAAWAANTPPGQTALVILSGGNISQSSMAKIWERDFLLQPPILEFDNEDELEVTERVEA from the coding sequence ATGAACACTTCCCCCAGTTTCGAAGATATAAAACAAGCATTTGGACGAATAAAGGACGACATAAAGAAGACGCCGATTGTAGAGTCTTCGTTGCTTAACAAGTGGATGGGCAATCGCATTTTGTTTAAAGCCGAATGCTTACAAACCATTGGGGCATTCAAAATTCGCGGCGCTATGAATTTTTTAGCCCGCTTGAAAGAGGAAGGTAGTTTACCAAAGCATGTGGTCGCCAATAGTTCCGGGAATCATGCGCAGGCAGTAGCGTATGCTGCAGCTCATTTTGGTATTAAGGCCACTATTTTCGCAAGCGAGACCATATCACCGATTAAAGCCGCAGCTACACAAAGCTATGGTGCTGAATTAAAGCTATTCCCTACCCGACCAGAAGCAGATGCTGCTGTCGAGCAAGCATCAAAAGCGCCAGACACTGTCTGGATCCCGCCGTTTAACCACAAAGATATTGTGGCAGGACAAGGCACAGCAACGTTAGAAGCGCTTAATGAAATTGGGGAAGTGGATGCTGTCTTTGCACCGTGTGGTGGCGGTGGTTTGTTGTCGGGCGCACTGCTTGCCACCCGCGCTCTCCAGCCAAATGCATTGGTGATTGGCGCTGAGCCAGCCGAGGCAAATGATGCGTCTATGTCGTTGCAAGCTGGGGAGATAATTGCTTTAGATTATACACCAAATACCTTAGCAGACGGTGCAGCCACGCCTTCTGTTGGCGATGTAACGTTTCCTATACTGCAAGAAATAGATGATTTCTATGAAGTAGATGAGCTACAGATTGCTTATTGGACGCAATGGTTACATCATTTGCTAAAACTTCACATTGAGCCAACGTGTGCGATGACCATGGCTGCAGTAGCGGCTTGGGCTGCTAATACGCCACCCGGGCAAACCGCTCTTGTTATATTGAGTGGTGGCAACATTAGCCAGTCGAGTATGGCTAAGATTTGGGAGAGAGATTTTTTGCTGCAACCTCCCATCCTCGAGTTTGATAACGAAGACGAATTAGAAGTTACCGAGCGTGTTGAAGCATAG
- a CDS encoding amidohydrolase, which translates to MNSTLFKLTFKKRSLSKLLTSTFATAATLGAMTATFTVDAATLVENVKGYTLNESGKLITFKNLVIDEGKVVALDIDKGNTPVDSTIDGKGKVMLPGLIDAHGHLLGLGANLLEVDLRESSSAQDAAKTVAEYAFANGQQSWITGRGWNQELWSDRAFPTAADLDKVISDRPVALARVDSHATWVNSKAMEIAGITKDTPSPAGGEIIKDANGNPTGVFIDNASQLIEAHLPKASSAIYEQQLHAAGEHLLANGITSMHDAGIDRDVYDFYLKEAVEGDLPVRIYAMVSATDPDLSTMLGNGTIRDKDDFLYIRSVKAYGDGALGSRGAALLEPYSDAPHQHGLLLTQPEDMTQLFTAVIGAGFQLNYHAIGDKANHVALNEFEATFKSIGGSELRNRIEHAQVVAPDDLARFASLNVLPSMQPTHATSDKNMAEDRLGKERMKGAYAWKTLLDSGIALPLGSDFPVELANPFYGLHAAVTRQDRNNQPVKGWYAHEALTIEQAFKGFTLDAAYAGHMEDTLGTLTPGKWADFILVDQDIFTIDAKDIWKTEVHATYVAGEEVFSK; encoded by the coding sequence ATGAACTCTACATTGTTCAAACTGACATTTAAAAAGCGCTCGCTTTCAAAATTACTCACCTCAACGTTTGCAACAGCGGCAACGTTAGGCGCTATGACCGCCACGTTTACAGTAGATGCAGCAACGCTAGTCGAGAACGTAAAAGGCTATACGTTAAATGAAAGTGGCAAACTCATTACGTTTAAAAACCTTGTCATTGATGAAGGCAAAGTGGTTGCGCTAGATATCGATAAAGGCAACACGCCTGTCGATAGTACTATTGATGGCAAAGGCAAAGTCATGCTACCCGGGCTTATCGACGCGCACGGGCATTTGCTGGGCTTAGGCGCAAACTTGCTAGAAGTCGATTTGCGAGAAAGTAGCAGTGCTCAAGACGCGGCAAAGACAGTTGCCGAATACGCCTTTGCAAATGGACAACAATCTTGGATTACCGGGCGCGGTTGGAACCAAGAATTGTGGTCTGACAGAGCGTTTCCAACAGCGGCTGACCTGGATAAAGTAATTTCTGACCGCCCCGTGGCATTAGCACGCGTAGACAGCCACGCTACCTGGGTAAACAGTAAAGCGATGGAAATTGCTGGTATCACTAAAGACACCCCATCGCCCGCAGGGGGCGAAATCATTAAAGACGCTAACGGTAATCCTACCGGTGTTTTCATTGATAATGCATCGCAATTAATTGAAGCGCATTTACCCAAAGCAAGCAGCGCTATTTACGAGCAACAATTACATGCCGCAGGTGAGCACTTACTAGCAAATGGCATTACGTCAATGCACGATGCTGGCATAGACAGAGACGTTTACGATTTCTATTTAAAAGAAGCGGTAGAAGGTGACTTGCCCGTACGTATTTACGCTATGGTGAGTGCTACAGACCCTGATCTCAGCACCATGCTAGGCAACGGCACCATTCGCGACAAAGACGATTTCTTATATATTCGTTCGGTTAAAGCCTATGGCGATGGCGCACTAGGTAGCCGAGGCGCTGCATTGCTTGAACCTTATTCAGACGCGCCACATCAACATGGTTTGCTGTTAACTCAACCAGAAGATATGACCCAACTTTTTACTGCGGTCATTGGCGCAGGCTTCCAGCTTAACTACCATGCCATTGGTGATAAGGCTAACCATGTTGCACTTAATGAGTTTGAAGCAACGTTTAAGAGTATTGGCGGCAGCGAACTGCGCAACCGCATTGAGCATGCGCAAGTTGTTGCGCCTGACGATCTAGCTCGCTTTGCTTCGCTAAACGTTTTACCTTCCATGCAGCCAACTCACGCTACTAGCGATAAAAACATGGCCGAAGATCGTTTAGGCAAAGAACGTATGAAAGGCGCCTACGCATGGAAAACGCTACTCGATTCAGGTATTGCACTGCCTTTAGGCTCGGATTTCCCTGTTGAACTTGCTAACCCATTTTACGGCCTTCACGCTGCGGTTACGCGCCAAGACAGAAACAATCAACCCGTAAAAGGCTGGTATGCCCACGAAGCGTTAACCATTGAACAAGCCTTTAAAGGGTTTACTTTAGATGCTGCCTACGCAGGGCACATGGAAGATACCTTAGGCACACTAACCCCAGGAAAATGGGCAGACTTTATCTTGGTCGACCAAGATATTTTTACCATTGATGCCAAAGACATTTGGAAAACCGAAGTACACGCTACTTATGTGGCTGGAGAAGAAGTTTTTTCTAAATGA